The sequence GGAGTACCGCCTGTATCGCCAGAAATATAGATGTTCTGACCTCCAAGATTAAAAACATAACCATTTCCTCTTCCCTTAATGTGCATTGCATCCGGTTGTTCAGGATAGTTATACATGGCAACTGCCTTAAATGTAATACCTTGCTGAGTGGTACTTTTATCATTTGCCAGGATAATGACTTTTTTCTTTAATAAGGCAGGCATCTTTTCTGCTACCGCTTGAGTTACAATAAATGTTGCTTTTTTTGTATCAATATCATTCAATGTTTGCAAATCTAAATGATCAGGATGTATGTCTGTAATCAGGATTAAGTCGGGTGCGGCTAATCCTTTAAATCCGGCTTTTCCATTATAGGGGTCCACATAAATAGTTTTTTTATTCCATGTTAAAACCATCGCAGCATGAAAAACAGGCTGGATAACCAGTTTGCCTTGTAAGGTTTGAATCGTATCTGCAGCAGGAAGCTGAGCCAATACCGAACTGGAAAAAATTACGAATATAAAATTGATGAAAGCTTTCATGTGACAAATTAAAAGACTAAAGTAAGGAAAAACATAATGTAAAAATTAAAGCAGATCATAAGATTTTTTGAGGAGGGTCAAAACTTTTAAAGTGATCTGATCCGCTGAACACAAACGGATATGGTTCTCAAATTTACCCGCACTTAAATTACTTTTTTGTATGAGCGTACTCTCAACTTCTGTTTTAGAATAGAATTTAAGATCCAGCTCTTTTTTCATTGGACGAATAATTAGAAAAGTTTTGGTATGTACAAAAACAATGCAATTCTGCGTGGTACTAACAAGAACGTCCTTCCACTGCATAATTTCAACTAACAATTTATCAAATACCAGTACTAATTCAGGAGATTTGCCTTCGAATAAAGAATTCAAATTTACCTTGACACAATTGTGCCAGGCATTTTTTTGTTTTAGTTCTCTTTCGCACTTCGGACAAATCCAGCTCATTACATTACCTTTGCAAATTCTAATCCAGTAGTTTATTTTCTTCCTGCTTAAATGGCCACTCTTTTAACCTGTTCGCTTTTATTAAATAGACGGTCAATCCTAAAATTATGACTAAAAGACCCGTTAGAACCATTTTAGAACCTGTAGATGCAAGAATACCAATCCACATCAGAATAGCCAGGTATACAGGAATTGGAAATAATGGCATTTTATAAGGAAACGACTCTTTAGCCCTTGTTCTTCGCAAGAGGAGTAAACCAACTGCCTGGCCGATAAACTGAATTAAAATTCGCATAGCAAGTATGGCATTAATCACATCGCTTAATCTGAAAAGTATGCTAAATACAAATGCAATTGCTCCCAAAACCAAAAGAGAAACATGAGGAAACTGGCGCGTAGGGTGCAATTTCGCAAATACTTTAAAAAATGCACCATCGGCAGCTGCAGCATAAGGGATACGACTATAACCCAGAGTAGCCGAAAAAACAGACGCAAAAGCAACCCATAAAACAAGACACGTCACAACTATAGCCGCGGTATCTCCCATAAGCCGCTGCATGAAAAGACTTATAACATGTTCACTTTCTTTCGCCTCCTGCCAGGGTATAACGCTTGTGACACTTACATTCATTGCAAGATAAAATAGTGAAATACCTGTGATAGATAAAAACATACTGCGGGGAATGTTCTTAGCAGGATTGGTAATTTCTCCGCCAAGGTGACATACGTTATAATAGCCGAGGTAACTATAAACCGTTTTTACACCAGCATAACCCATAGCTGCTATAAAGGCGTAATTTATGGTGAGATCGTTATTAATTTGCTGAACAGGTCCAAAAAAATTGCCATGAGCTATCCCGCCGCCAATAATCCATAAAAGGGTGAGGATAACCCCTCCCCACAGGAAAGTACTTATTTTACCGATAGCTTCAATTTTCCGGTAAAGAAGAATTATTATTAAAATAACGACACTTCCGCTTACTGCTTTTGATTCGTAATAACCGAGGGGCAAAAGGTAAGAAAGATAGGATGCAAATCCAATCGCAGCAGAGGCAATTACCAGTGGTGCCTGAATCATTGTTTGCCAGACAAACAAAAAACTCATCATCTTTCCGGCACCTTGAGAACCGTAAGCTTCTTTCAAAAAATTATAGGACCCCCCGGCTTTGGGAAAAGCAGCCCCCAATTCACTCCAAACCATTGCATCTACAAAAGACAATAGCGCGCCGGCAATCCAGGCATACAAAAAGTAAGGACCATTCATCATGCCTATTACCATTGGCAGAGTTATAAAAGGTCCTATTCCAACCATGTCTATCATATTGATAGCCGTGGCTTGCACTAATCCAAGACGTCGTTGAAGCATAACAAAAAGCTTCGGTAAACATCGGCATTTTATTTGGGGACAAATGTTAAGCAGTAAACTTTAAAACTAGAAAGTTTATATTTGATTATCCTCAACACATGACACTTTCAAGACTATTTTTTGTACATAGTAGTATCACGCTTCTCGCCGCATTGGTACTTATTGTAAAACCCGAAGTAATTCCAGCCACAATTAATATTAGCATAACTGAGCCGCAATTCCTTATTTGTTACTTGTTAGCTGCTGCTGAATTAGCAATTTCTCTACTTTCGTTTGGCGCAGCTTATTTAAAAGATATTAAAGCCCTGCGCCTTATCTCCCTTTGTTTTATAGCTTTTCATTTATGCACCGCCACTGTGGAGCTAGCAGTACTTTCCGATCAGGCAAGTTCTAAAATTTTAATAAACGTCATGTTACGACTAAGCGTTTCAGCGCTCTTTTTTTACTACGGAAGATATAAACTGAAAGTTAGCGCTACTTAGACACAGGAAGTACACGTTCAAGATATTGAACAAGACTTTGCAGAGTAGAAGGCTTTTGAAAATGGTCGAACGCCCCCGCTTCTAATGTTTGGTACTTGATATCCTCATTTATTGAAGTGGAATAGATGATTACCGGAATATCCACCGCTTTTGATATTTTTTTTATCTCTTGTAAACATTCTAAACCATTCATAGGCATCATGTTAAGATCAAGAAAAATATAGTTCGGACTAAGCTCTCCTGATTTCAATTTCTGCAGCGCATCTTCTGCTGAAGAGGAATAGTGAAAATCTACTTTTTTGCTAAGTTCTTTTAATGCCAGTTGAAAAAAATCTCTGTCATCCGCGTCATCATCAATCAATAAAAAGCTAAGTATGTTTTTCATAATGTTGTTGAACAGGATTTAAGGAGTTGTTACTTTGATCAAATATATACAATGTTTTAGAGAATGGAATCATACTGGAAGGCTAAGAAGGGAGAATAGCGTTAATATTTAAATCCTTTATGTATTCGTACAAAATATCTTCATCGTCCTGCAGATTTACTTCCTGTAATTCATTGCTAAATTTGTTTACATATATCTCCACATAAAATGTGTCGAGTAGAAATAATGAAATGTAAATGTCTTTAGTTTCTACAGTGGTAATAATTTCTCCATAATTCCAGGTGAGTTCGGTTTTAGAATCTGCACTCAGTTTTGTAAAATATGTCTTTTCCATGGGCTTCAGTTTTAAAAGGAGCGTGCTCCCGCCTTTAAATACCAAATTGTTTGCCAGCGCCATTTTTATCGAAATTCCCAAAATTGCATAGTACTAAAAAAAGTTAAGATCAATGATAGCAAAGGATACAGCGACTGTTGATTTTTTAAAGGCCATAAAAAACCGCATTTTTTTCCACACTATTTAATTCATTCCACACTTAAAAAGTACAAAACGAAAACACGATAAAAAAAAACGAGAAAATAATTCTTCGAATGATTATTACTTCTTTCACCAACCAGGGTATTGGCACTAAATTTTAAGGGTACGTACAGCCTATTAGTTAGTTCATTAATTATTATCTCCCTTTTAAAACGTTGGAAAAAAACCATCGCAAGAAATTTAACCCGTACTCTAAAATGCAAAACACCCCAATTACCCTATTAAACGCACTTGAGGATTGCCGTGAACAGTGCATTGATTTTATCACGGAAAATCAAACTCGTGAGGAACCTTTCGCTATAAAATGTCTGGATTTATGCAGAGACTGTGAAAAATTATGCGAGGTCACGTTTATGTATGTGAATCGCAGATCTCATTACTCGAAAAAAATTCTTAAGCTTTGCTCCGAGGTATGTCACAAATGCGCTGATGAACTTTTAAAACATTTTTCGCCTTTGGCTAAAGACTGTATTGAGATGTGCAGATTCTGCGCGCAGCAATGCGCCACGGCCAGTTAATATTAGTCTATTATTTTATCCAGACTCTTAAAAATCAATTCTCTACAAGTAGAGTCGTCTTGAATTTCGAATTTTAGATTTTTAAGGACTGCTCCGCTATACCCTTTGCCTTTATTTATCTGAATTCTTCCCAACGAGCTCCAATCTTTAACTGTCATTAATGCTTTTGCGCAAAGATCTTTGCCCTGAATTCCTACCAGCATGTAATCCTGCTCATTGTGATGTTCATAGCCCTCAAACACAAATCGCAATTCCGACTGATCTATGTTTTTTAATTCTTTAAATAATTCCACTTTATATTCGTTTGTTTCGGGAGCAAACTGATCAAAAACCGGATTTGTATTTTTACAATCGGGCTGATCACAGGCAATTGCAGAAGCTACGAGTCCTGCAACCATAATTAAGTTGATGAGTTTTTGTTTCATTGCACTGATAAAATAGTATTCCCGTAAAGTTATTATTTATTTGATTTTATTGCGTTTTTTCATAAATACTTTTTGTCGGCAAGCTTCCGGCATAAAACAAGGTGCAAAGTGTATTTATAGGGGTGCTTTTTAATCATCACAAATTAAGTAGTAGCAGCAGTTTCTGTATCTCCGTTTATGGCGCAAATTTCTGCTACTCAACAGACGAGTCTGGCATGTGTATAAAGGCGAAGCATCCACCTCACCTGTCTGAACCCTTTGTTTTATAGGGTTTTGATAACACTAACGGTCGTGGGCTTAGTTTAATTTATACAAGCGGGACTTTTTTCGGCTATCCAAACGATCTCAAGTGCTTTTCGAAGACATTTAAAAATTGTAAAACTACTTAAGTCTGAGAGGCCCGATTTCTTTCACATTTTTTCGGTTTTCGCCCGCTGGAAGCTTTCAATTGTGAATAACTCTGGTGATATCCTCTGTACATCAGTCGTTTTGGCACTTCTTTTGCCTTGTAATTTTACAGTATGAAATATTTTACCCTCCTAGTCCTTTGTATTCTCACTTTTTCATTAGGTGCCCAAAACCCTTTTGGTCCCAAGCCTGAACCGGTAAGGGCTACACCTGAGATCATTCACGACGACCTTGAAGAAATGCCCCTATTTCCGGGTGGTACAGTGGCTATGCAGAAGTATCTGGATGAGCATATTGTGCGCCCAAAAGTAATGCGGGAAGTTTGTAGCGGAACCAGAATTATAGCAGGTTTTGTTGTTGAAAAAGACGGGAGTTTAAGCCAAATAAGCATCGTAAAAAGTGTGAACGGTTGTCCTGATTTTGATTTCGAAGTACTCAGAGTGATTAAAAATATGCCCAAATGGGAACCGGGAAAATATAATGGGCGCTGGGTAAGGTGCTATTACAGAATGCCTGTTTATATTGATTAGCGATTTTCTACAACCTGTAATCTATCAGATTTAATTTTCGGAGAAACCTCTTCTCTTGTTTTTCTACGGAGAATCGGTACCCTACAAAAATTCTGAATTTGCCGGAGGAATAATTAAAGGTAGACCCTTTCTTGGCGTCGAAATAATAAAAGTCGAATAAGCCCATTGTGCCATAAAAAAATCTTCCGCTATCGTAACCCAAAGCAATTCTCAAATTTTGTTTACTGGAAAACCTGGCGGCTAATTCATATTTTGACCCATCTTCTCTTGTAATGTTGGTATTGTCATGTCCCAGCCCCTGCACCAACGACAAGGTCATGTGAATTTTTTGCCTGAGAACAAGCGTGTAAATATACCCGATGTTAATGCCAACATTGGCCACTTCTCCTTTTTTAATACTGGAGGCTGAATCAAAATAAGGAACAAAAGTATTAGAAATCAAATTAGAATCTGCCCGAACTCCCAACACAGAAAAATATCCTCCGCATAGAAGCGAGCCGGCACTTTTCTTTTGATATTCTGTAAATGCAAAGGAACTTCTGTAGGAAAACCTCTTGTAATTAAAAATATAATAGTAGTTGAAACTTAAAGCGAAAACGTTCACATCTGGCCGTACTTGATATGCTTGCGTGTTTGTTTTCTGAAAGGTTTCATATTTCCTCGAATTCTCTATGTAAAATCCCTGGTAGGTTTGTAGCGCCAAATCGATGGTCGTTTTTTTACCATACAAATTAAATTGATAATCCTGGTAACTGGTTTTGCCTTTTGTGCCCTGATCGTTATCAAAAAGCGAAACTCCTGAATTTAAAAGGAAACTGGCGAATCTCGAATTGATGCTTATTCCCAAATCGTATTTGCTGTTGGGTTGAAATCTGAGAAAGTTGGCGGTTAAACCATCTCTCACTTCAAAATTTAAAAAGCGCGTTGAAACAGGAAGTGTGAGCACTAATTTTCCTTTGTAAGAAGAATAAAATTCCTGGTTCCAGTATGGCAAACGTTCTTTCATAAAAGCGAAAGCAACACTGCGGTGAATCCACATCCACTTTTGTTTCAAGGTCTTATGCGGAATGTCTTTAACCGATTTTACTGTTTCAAATTTAATGGTATCCTGACCAAAAATTGGCGCAGCAGGTAACATCGCCATAAGCAAGACCTGCATGTGAACTACAGTAACCTTTAAAACTGAGCGCATTTGGAATCGGTTGAGGATTTAATTCCAAAAATAAATAAATAAAAAGACTGCTTTACAGCAGCCTTCATCTTTTAATAACTTAATTCAGTTAGTTTGCTTTAGCGTTTTTGTCTGAAGTTAGCAATACTCCAATCGCTACACCAGCTACGATTCCTGCCAGGATTGTTCCAATTATTCCTTTCATAATATATGTTTAAGTATGCTCTACTAATTTTATGCCAGGGCAAAATGCTCTCACTGCAAATCTATGCATTGTAGTTTACCGGTCTGTTTTCACAAACCTGCCCTTAAACGTGCCTGTGGTAGTCTCCACCAAAACCAGATAAGTTCCGGGTTTCAATGCTGTTACATCTACCGTTTTAGATTTCCCTTGCAGTATTACTTGTCCTGTGGTGCTCATAACGGTTATCACTTTGATAAAAACACCTGCCTTAACACTGAGATTAAGCTCGTTAGTAACAGGATTAGGAAATAAAGAAATACCGGTGATCTGCTGGGTGGAATTAGTGAGCCCCGATAGCACGTAGGCGTAGCAGCCAGACGTATCCTGGCAGGAAGAACTGTTGGTAACGACAGCGTAATTGCCATTGGACGCCGGTGTAAATACCTGACTGGTTTCGCCACTTATCGCGGTGTTCGCATTGTCGCAGTTGATCCACTGATAAGTATCCGCGGTGTTTGCCTGAAGCGATGAACCTTGCTGTGTAACCACTGCTGCATGCGTATTTACAAGTACGTTTACTTTAGAACCCGTTGCAGATCCGCATGCATTGGTCATGGTGCATACCCATGTACCAGCATTTGCAGCGGTAAGATTGGTTAATGCAAGCGTAGCGGTTGTTTGTGACGTAACAGGAGTGCCATTTTGTGTCCATACATAATTCAAGGCATTGTCTGAATGAATTGCAAATGCCAGTGAGCTTCCGAGACAGGTTTTAAAAGTAGTATCCTTTGCCGGGCTAAAAGTAGGTTTGCGACACACAGAAGTAATAGCGGGTGTTGCCGGAGAATACCACCCCATGTTTACTGGAAAGCGCGCTCTTGCTGTTTTTACATTGAGCGAAGGATGGTATTCAAATACACCATTTGGCGTAACGCCATATAACTTTCCATTGTTACCATTGATAAGGCTAAACGGAAATGGTCCTACATTCAAATAAGAACCGTTGCCATAAGTAAAATCGAGCTTTTTGGTAAACTGATCAGTTGCCGGATCAAACTCATAAAGTATTCCACACCCGGAAGGATAATATTGTTCGGGTGTTCCTCCATCAGCAGTGCCGTAAAATTTACCGTTAGCCGCTTCCACCATGGTAGAAGGTTGCATGCCCGTTAGGCCACCCAGAAAACTATATTTATTGGTGTAGGCACTTGTAGCGGGGTCAAATGAATAGATAACACCTTTGTTACCATTTGCGCCGCCAAACCTGGCAACGCTATAAAGTTTGTTATTGTAAGTAGCATAGTGGTTATCAAACTGAAAGCCGTTATTGCCGGTGCAGGGACACAAATAGCTTATAGAAAATGTAGTTGCTACAGGATCGATTTTCACAATCGATCCAAAATTAGGATTTGGAATGGGACACTGAGAGTTGCCGTAAGTTGTACCGTAAAGATATCCGTCAGGCGCAAAGTAGAGTGTGCCTTCCAGGCGATTGCCCAGCGTGGTATTACCACTGCCGCCCTGAAACGTTGGGATAGTAAGTACAGTAGAAATATTTTGAGTAGCTGCATTCCAGGAAAACAAAACCCCTGTTTGGTACGGGCCCCTGATCTGCCCATATATAATGCCGGGATAAACTTCCGTTAAGGTCCGTAAACCATCTCCCGCAGGGCGAACTCCTGTGATCTGCGTGTTGCCGGCTCCAAATTCTTGCAGCACTTTAAAAACAGAAGTACTCAGATCATATTCATAAAAAACGCCGCCACTAAACAAACCTTGTGCATACTGACCACCCGCCGCAGTTAAACCATAGAGCTTGTTGTTACTGGCCGCTAATAGTGCGCCAGGGTCTCTGCCATTGACGGCTTCCTGAAAATGATGAACTATAACCATATTATTGCCGATGGAATCCGTTTTAAAAATATATCCATGGTTGTAATTACCGCCATTACTAACAGTTCCCCACAATTCACGCTGAGAATAGGTTAAGGTAACAAGAGTGCAGAAGCAAAAAGTAAAAAATGTTTTCATGATCAATTTAACCGGGAGTTTATATATGAAGTTCAATTTATCTTATAAATATAACTTAAAGCCACTTTTTCTCCCCACCATACACAACATTTTTCGCACAACTAACATTTGCAGTGACTCTGAAACGACTTCATTAAAAATAAGGCCATCGGCAGACGAACCGATTTACATTTTTCCGGCACAATAGGCTTGCTTAATTTGGGGTGATTAAGACAAATTCAGATACTCTACTATTGTCGCAATCACCCTCTTTATTTGTCATTTTCGGCCTGCTAGAAAAACATCCGCCCGCCTAACTTTGCCTAAACTAATAAATAAAAATTATGAGCAAAGTAGCTATCTACCTTAATTTTCAAGGCAACACAGAGGAAGCCTTTAATTTTTACAAAACTGTGTTTGGAACAGAATTCTCTGCTCCTATCGGACGGATTCGTGATATTCCGGCCGATCCCAATGGCCCGAAATTTTCTGAAGCTGATCTTAATTCGGTAATGCACGTCGCGCTTCCCATTGTTGGCGGAACCGAGATCATGGGGACTGACATGCTGGAATCTATGGGACATAAATTGGTAGTAGGTAATAACGTTACCATCAGTCTTCAATTGGACACCAAACAAGAAGCGGATAAGTATTATGCAGCGCTTGCTGAAGGTGGTTCAGACAAGGCTCCCATGAGAGATGAGTTTTGGGGCTACTGGGGCTGCTGCCTCGATAAATTTGGTGTCCGCTGGATGTTTAATGTTATGAAATAGAAGGCCCCAGGGCGGGGCCATAAACGTATTACACAGAAGCCTTTTCGATAGAGTAGAAAAGGCTTTTTCTGTTAATTCTCATTAATCTCTGATATTCAGACGTTTTAACAAGCTTGAACCTATAAAAGTAGTATCTTTGCGGCCGCTTTAGCAGCTTAAAACTTAGAACCGATACAGGCATGAAAAAAATTGTTGAATACAGAAAATTAATGGGTGCCGATAAAGACATCAAATTAAACGATCTTAAATCTTTATACCGCAATTTTATGAAAGAGTATCATCCTGATAAATTCCAGGAGGATAATGAGGAGAAAGCTGCCGCAGAAGAAAAAAGCAAACAGATCATTGAAGCGTATCATACTTTAGTGAGCATTTCAAAGGAAACAGCTGAAGCTAATCTTGAAGCCTATACAAAAACCATCAGTACGTGCGGAATAACAGACATGGAATATAAAGGCAAGCGTCTCAGAGTTGAGTTTGCTGATGGCAGTGCTTACGAATACATTGGCGTTCCGGAAAACACTTACATCAAACTTATTAATGCCGATTCACAGGCGCGTTTTGTTCGCAGGCATATCTCAGCTTCTTTTCTTTACAGACAAGTAAGCAAAACAGCAATGGAAGTTTAAATTTAGTTTAGCTGCGCCGCCAAAAATGGCGCGTTCTGGCTAACTCAATTTTAAGAAATTTTCATAGAAGATCCCTCTGCTACAAGTCTCTCTCCTTTTCATCGTTGCGGGTTAACTCCCGATACGTTATGACATTTGATCCTTAGAGTAATTTAATTTGCGGGGCCATGCAAAACAATGTTGAAAATTGTTCCAACACCCGGTTCTGATTCTGCAAATAAATGTCCACCGTGGTTCATGACTATTCTCCGGCAAAGCGCCAATCCAATTCCTGAACCCGGATAAATATCTTTGCTATGTAAGCGTTTAAACACTTCAAAAATTTGTTCTGCGAATTGAATGTCAAAACCAATTCCATTGTCGCTAACCGTTATCTTATAATACTTTTCGCCAACAAGAGGTTTATGAATATAAAGTTTGGTTTCTTGTTCAGATAAGTCTGTTGATTTGATTGTAACTACGGGCGTTCTGGAAGGATCGGTGAATTTTAAAGCATTGTTAAGCAGGTTATAAAACAGCTGGTTCATCTGCAAAGCCAACGCGTTTATTACAGGCAGCGGTCCAACATGTATTTCTGCATTTTTTTCTGTAGCAATCAATTCAAAATCTGTTACCACCTCCTTTAAAATTCCGTTTAAATTAACGGGGGTCAACGAAATCTCTTGTTTTAACACGCGCGAAAACTCTAACAAATC is a genomic window of Sphingobacteriaceae bacterium containing:
- a CDS encoding MBL fold metallo-hydrolase, with product MKAFINFIFVIFSSSVLAQLPAADTIQTLQGKLVIQPVFHAAMVLTWNKKTIYVDPYNGKAGFKGLAAPDLILITDIHPDHLDLQTLNDIDTKKATFIVTQAVAEKMPALLKKKVIILANDKSTTQQGITFKAVAMYNYPEQPDAMHIKGRGNGYVFNLGGQNIYISGDTGGTPEMLSLKNIDIAFVCMNMPYTMDVANAARAVLEFKPKIVYPYHYRGRDQMSDTELFKNSVQSANKNIEVRLRNWYSVN
- a CDS encoding amino acid permease, with product MLQRRLGLVQATAINMIDMVGIGPFITLPMVIGMMNGPYFLYAWIAGALLSFVDAMVWSELGAAFPKAGGSYNFLKEAYGSQGAGKMMSFLFVWQTMIQAPLVIASAAIGFASYLSYLLPLGYYESKAVSGSVVILIIILLYRKIEAIGKISTFLWGGVILTLLWIIGGGIAHGNFFGPVQQINNDLTINYAFIAAMGYAGVKTVYSYLGYYNVCHLGGEITNPAKNIPRSMFLSITGISLFYLAMNVSVTSVIPWQEAKESEHVISLFMQRLMGDTAAIVVTCLVLWVAFASVFSATLGYSRIPYAAAADGAFFKVFAKLHPTRQFPHVSLLVLGAIAFVFSILFRLSDVINAILAMRILIQFIGQAVGLLLLRRTRAKESFPYKMPLFPIPVYLAILMWIGILASTGSKMVLTGLLVIILGLTVYLIKANRLKEWPFKQEENKLLD
- a CDS encoding energy transducer TonB; amino-acid sequence: MKYFTLLVLCILTFSLGAQNPFGPKPEPVRATPEIIHDDLEEMPLFPGGTVAMQKYLDEHIVRPKVMREVCSGTRIIAGFVVEKDGSLSQISIVKSVNGCPDFDFEVLRVIKNMPKWEPGKYNGRWVRCYYRMPVYID
- a CDS encoding VOC family protein, which translates into the protein MSKVAIYLNFQGNTEEAFNFYKTVFGTEFSAPIGRIRDIPADPNGPKFSEADLNSVMHVALPIVGGTEIMGTDMLESMGHKLVVGNNVTISLQLDTKQEADKYYAALAEGGSDKAPMRDEFWGYWGCCLDKFGVRWMFNVMK
- a CDS encoding molecular chaperone DnaJ, with protein sequence MKKIVEYRKLMGADKDIKLNDLKSLYRNFMKEYHPDKFQEDNEEKAAAEEKSKQIIEAYHTLVSISKETAEANLEAYTKTISTCGITDMEYKGKRLRVEFADGSAYEYIGVPENTYIKLINADSQARFVRRHISASFLYRQVSKTAMEV